One region of Microbacterium sp. Root553 genomic DNA includes:
- the nrdH gene encoding glutaredoxin-like protein NrdH: protein MSITVYTKPSCVQCNATYRALDAKGIEYEILDLSEDPAALEQVKSLGYMQAPVVVTDEGHWSGFRPDKIDELASRLA, encoded by the coding sequence ATGTCGATCACGGTCTACACGAAGCCGTCCTGCGTTCAGTGCAACGCCACCTACCGGGCGCTCGACGCCAAGGGCATCGAGTACGAGATCCTCGACCTGTCGGAGGATCCGGCAGCTCTCGAGCAGGTCAAGTCGCTCGGCTACATGCAGGCACCCGTCGTCGTCACCGACGAGGGTCACTGGTCGGGCTTCCGCCCCGACAAGATCGACGAGCTCGCCTCGCGTCTGGCCTGA
- the nrdI gene encoding class Ib ribonucleoside-diphosphate reductase assembly flavoprotein NrdI, with the protein MSAVATAAPLLVYFSSASGNTARFVEKLGLPARRIPLLRQQEDLVVDEPFVLITPTYGGGEGRGVERGAVPKQVIRFLNDERNRRHIRGVISAGNTNFGESFCLAGDIISRKCHVPHLYRLEIFGTQDDVDRVSDGLEHQWTAQLTSRQ; encoded by the coding sequence ATGAGCGCCGTCGCGACCGCTGCGCCGCTCCTGGTCTACTTCTCGAGCGCGTCGGGCAACACCGCCCGCTTCGTCGAGAAGCTCGGGCTCCCGGCCCGCCGCATCCCCCTTCTCCGGCAGCAGGAAGATCTCGTCGTCGACGAGCCCTTCGTGCTGATCACTCCCACCTACGGCGGGGGTGAGGGACGCGGCGTCGAGCGAGGTGCCGTGCCCAAACAGGTGATCCGGTTCCTCAACGACGAGCGCAACCGGCGCCACATCCGCGGAGTGATCTCTGCGGGCAACACCAACTTCGGCGAGTCGTTCTGTCTCGCCGGTGACATCATCAGCCGCAAGTGCCACGTGCCTCACTTGTATCGGCTGGAGATCTTCGGCACACAAGATGACGTGGATCGCGTGAGCGACGGATTGGAACATCAGTGGACAGCACAGTTGACGAGCAGGCAGTGA
- the nrdE gene encoding class 1b ribonucleoside-diphosphate reductase subunit alpha codes for MNPSYEGLDYHALNAMLNLYDANGKIQFDADKRAAREYFLQHVNQNTVFFHSLKERLDYLVEKEYYEPAVIEQYSMEFIQKLNDLAYGKKFRFETFLGAFKYYTSYTLKTFDGKRYLERFEDRVVMTALGLAGGDEKLAVDLVEEIISGRFQPATPTFLNSGKAQRGELVSCFLLRIEDNMESIARGINSALQLSKRGGGVALLLSNIREAGAPIKQIENQSSGIIPVMKLLEDSFSYANQLGARQGAGAVYLNAHHPDIMRFLDTKRENADEKIRIKTLSLGVVVPDITFELAKNGEDMYLFSPYDVEKVYGVPFGDISVTEKYREMVDNPRIKKTKINAREFFQTIAEIQFESGYPYIMFEDTVNKANPIKGRINMSNLCSEILQVNTPTTYNEDLSYDQIGKDISCNLGSMNIALSMDADDLGQTVETAIRALSAVSDQSHIRSVRSIEDGNDRSHAIGLGQMNLHGYLAREHVYYGSEEGIDFTNIYFYTVLFHALRASNNLAIERKQAFDGFEDSTYASGEFFDKYIDRAWVPETDKVKELFAGKHIPTQADWVALKSSIQEHGIYNQNLQAVPPTGSISYINNSTSSIHPIASKIEIRKEGKLGRVYYPAAFMTNDNLEYYQDAYEIGYEKVIDTYAAATQHVDQGLSLTLFFKDTATTRDINKAQIYAWRKGIKTIYYIRLRQMALEGTDMTECVSCML; via the coding sequence ATGAACCCCAGCTACGAGGGGCTCGACTATCACGCGCTCAACGCGATGCTGAACCTGTACGACGCGAACGGCAAGATCCAGTTCGACGCCGACAAGCGTGCTGCGCGCGAGTACTTCCTGCAGCACGTCAATCAGAACACCGTGTTCTTCCACTCCCTCAAGGAGCGTCTCGACTACCTGGTCGAGAAGGAGTACTACGAGCCGGCCGTCATCGAGCAGTACTCGATGGAGTTCATCCAGAAGCTCAACGATCTCGCCTACGGCAAGAAGTTCCGCTTCGAGACCTTCCTCGGCGCTTTCAAGTACTACACGAGCTACACGCTCAAGACGTTCGACGGCAAGCGCTACCTCGAGCGCTTCGAGGATCGCGTCGTGATGACGGCCCTCGGTCTCGCCGGCGGCGACGAGAAGCTCGCGGTCGACCTCGTCGAGGAGATCATCTCGGGCCGCTTCCAGCCCGCGACCCCGACGTTCCTCAACTCGGGCAAGGCACAGCGCGGCGAGCTCGTCAGCTGCTTCCTGCTGCGCATCGAAGACAACATGGAGTCGATCGCCCGCGGCATCAACTCCGCACTCCAGCTCTCGAAGCGCGGCGGCGGCGTGGCACTGCTGCTCTCGAACATCCGCGAGGCCGGCGCGCCGATCAAGCAGATCGAGAACCAGTCCTCGGGCATCATCCCCGTGATGAAGCTGCTCGAAGACAGCTTCAGCTACGCCAACCAGCTCGGTGCCCGTCAGGGCGCCGGTGCGGTGTACCTCAACGCGCACCACCCCGACATCATGCGCTTCCTCGACACGAAGCGCGAGAACGCCGACGAGAAGATCCGCATCAAGACGCTGTCGCTCGGCGTCGTCGTCCCGGACATCACGTTCGAGCTCGCCAAGAACGGCGAGGACATGTACCTCTTCTCGCCGTACGACGTCGAGAAGGTCTACGGCGTTCCCTTCGGCGACATCTCGGTGACCGAGAAGTACCGCGAGATGGTCGACAACCCTCGTATCAAGAAGACGAAGATCAACGCGCGCGAGTTCTTCCAGACGATCGCCGAGATCCAGTTCGAGTCGGGCTACCCGTACATCATGTTCGAGGACACGGTGAACAAGGCGAACCCGATCAAGGGCCGCATCAACATGTCCAACCTCTGCAGCGAGATCCTGCAGGTGAACACGCCGACGACGTACAACGAAGACCTGTCGTACGACCAGATCGGCAAGGACATCTCCTGCAACCTGGGCTCGATGAACATCGCGCTGTCGATGGATGCCGACGACCTCGGCCAGACCGTCGAGACCGCGATCCGTGCACTGAGCGCGGTCAGCGACCAGAGCCACATCCGCTCGGTCCGCTCGATCGAAGACGGCAACGACCGCTCGCACGCGATCGGTCTGGGGCAGATGAACCTGCACGGCTACCTCGCTCGCGAGCACGTCTACTACGGCTCCGAAGAGGGCATCGACTTCACGAACATCTACTTCTACACGGTGCTGTTCCACGCGCTGCGCGCCTCGAACAACCTCGCCATCGAGCGCAAGCAGGCCTTCGACGGCTTCGAGGACTCGACCTACGCGTCGGGGGAGTTCTTCGACAAGTACATCGATCGCGCCTGGGTTCCCGAGACCGACAAGGTCAAGGAGCTCTTCGCCGGCAAGCACATCCCGACGCAGGCCGACTGGGTGGCGCTGAAGTCGTCGATCCAGGAGCACGGCATCTACAACCAGAACCTGCAGGCGGTGCCGCCGACCGGCTCGATCTCGTACATCAACAACTCCACGTCGTCGATCCACCCGATCGCGTCGAAGATCGAGATCCGCAAGGAAGGCAAGCTCGGTCGCGTCTACTACCCGGCCGCGTTCATGACGAACGACAACCTGGAGTACTACCAGGACGCGTACGAGATCGGCTACGAGAAGGTCATCGACACGTACGCCGCGGCCACGCAGCACGTCGACCAGGGCCTGTCGCTGACGCTGTTCTTCAAGGACACCGCCACGACGCGTGACATCAACAAGGCGCAGATCTACGCATGGCGCAAGGGCATCAAGACGATCTACTACATCCGTCTGCGTCAGATGGCGCTCGAGGGCACCGACATGACCGAGTGCGTCTCGTGCATGCTCTGA
- the nrdF gene encoding class 1b ribonucleoside-diphosphate reductase subunit beta has product MTPHPPIKLVDSVQAINWNRIIDDKDLEVWNRLVNNFWLPEKVPLSNDIQSWNTLTPDEQLLTMRVFTGLTLLDTIQGTVGAVSLIPDAITPHEEAVYTNIAFMESVHAKSYSSIFSTLASTKEIDEAFRWSTENPNLQKKAQIIMDYYQGDDPLKRKIASTLLESFLFYSGFYLPIYWSSKAKLTNTADLIRLIIRDEAVHGYYIGYKFQKGLENETEERRQELKDYTFNLLFELYDNEVQYTQDLYDGVGLTEDVKKFLHYNANKALMNLGYEAMFPSTVTNVNPAILSALSPNADENHDFFSGSGSSYVIGKAEATEDDDWDF; this is encoded by the coding sequence ATGACCCCCCACCCCCCGATCAAGCTGGTCGACAGCGTGCAGGCGATCAACTGGAACCGCATCATCGACGACAAGGACCTCGAGGTCTGGAACCGTCTGGTGAACAACTTCTGGCTGCCCGAGAAGGTGCCGCTGTCGAACGACATCCAGTCGTGGAACACGCTGACCCCCGACGAGCAGCTGCTCACGATGCGCGTGTTCACCGGCCTCACGCTGCTCGACACGATCCAGGGAACCGTCGGTGCCGTCTCGCTGATCCCCGATGCGATCACCCCGCACGAGGAGGCCGTGTACACCAACATCGCCTTCATGGAGTCGGTGCACGCGAAGAGCTACTCCTCGATCTTCTCGACGCTCGCGTCGACCAAGGAGATCGATGAGGCGTTCCGCTGGTCGACCGAGAATCCGAACCTTCAGAAGAAGGCTCAGATCATCATGGACTACTACCAGGGCGACGATCCGCTCAAGCGCAAGATCGCCTCGACGCTGCTCGAGTCGTTCCTGTTCTACTCGGGCTTCTACCTGCCGATCTACTGGTCGTCGAAGGCGAAGCTGACGAACACGGCCGACCTGATCCGTCTCATCATCCGCGATGAGGCCGTGCACGGGTACTACATCGGGTACAAGTTCCAGAAGGGTCTCGAGAACGAGACCGAGGAGCGCCGTCAGGAGCTGAAGGACTACACCTTCAACCTGCTGTTCGAGCTCTACGACAACGAGGTGCAGTACACGCAAGACCTCTACGACGGCGTCGGTCTGACCGAAGACGTCAAGAAGTTCCTGCACTACAACGCCAACAAGGCGCTGATGAACCTCGGCTACGAGGCGATGTTCCCCTCGACCGTGACGAACGTGAACCCGGCGATCCTGTCGGCGCTCTCGCCGAACGCCGACGAGAACCATGACTTCTTCAGCGGTTCGGGCTCGTCCTACGTCATCGGCAAGGCCGAGGCCACGGAAGACGACGACTGGGACTTCTGA
- the pgi gene encoding glucose-6-phosphate isomerase translates to MTAPVDPTHTPAWSELAALRESVSPDLRGWFAADAARAEGLSFPLADLHVDLSKNLVDDDVLAALLRLAEQTGVAERFAAMLAGAHLNTSEDRAVLHTALRRPAGASPELTVDGQDVDADVQSVLEALSAFATRVRDGEWLGITGKRVTHVVNIGIGGSDLGPVMVYEALKPYADAGIEARFVSNIDPTDLAQKTADLDPETTLFIVASKTFTTLETLTNARLARDWLWAGLTASATIADDDEARADAVAHHFVAVSTALDKVAEFGIDPTNAFGFWDWVGGRYSVDSAIGLSLAVALGPDVFRDLLAGFHAVDEHVRTTPLERNVPILMGLLNVWYVNFHGAQSHAVLPYAQQLNRFPAYLQQLTMESNGKSVRWDGTRVTTDTGEVFWGEPGTNGQHAFYQLIHQGTRLIPADFIAFVNPAYPSSDGDQDVHELFLANFLAQTKALAFGKTAEEVEAEGTTGALVAARTFAGNRPTTSIFAPALTPQVLGQLIALYEHITFTQGTIWGINSFDQWGVELGKQLAMQIAPAIGGDAAAIDAQDASTRALLEYYRANRA, encoded by the coding sequence ATGACCGCTCCCGTTGATCCGACACACACTCCCGCCTGGTCCGAGCTCGCCGCGCTGCGCGAGTCGGTCAGCCCCGACCTGCGCGGCTGGTTCGCCGCCGATGCGGCCCGGGCCGAGGGCCTCTCGTTCCCGCTCGCCGATCTCCACGTCGACCTGTCGAAGAACCTCGTGGATGACGACGTCCTCGCAGCCCTGCTCCGCCTGGCCGAGCAGACGGGCGTCGCCGAACGGTTCGCCGCGATGCTCGCGGGTGCGCACCTCAACACCTCCGAGGACCGCGCGGTGCTGCACACCGCGCTCCGGCGACCGGCCGGAGCCTCCCCGGAGCTCACCGTCGACGGCCAGGATGTGGATGCCGACGTGCAGTCCGTGCTCGAGGCGCTGAGCGCGTTCGCCACACGAGTGCGCGACGGCGAGTGGCTCGGGATCACCGGCAAGCGGGTCACCCACGTCGTGAACATCGGCATCGGCGGTTCGGACCTCGGACCCGTCATGGTCTACGAGGCGTTGAAGCCCTATGCGGATGCCGGGATCGAGGCCAGGTTCGTGTCGAACATCGACCCCACGGACCTCGCCCAGAAGACCGCCGATCTCGACCCCGAGACGACGCTCTTCATCGTCGCGTCGAAGACGTTCACCACCCTGGAGACGCTGACCAACGCCCGGCTCGCGCGCGACTGGCTGTGGGCGGGGCTCACGGCATCCGCGACCATCGCCGATGACGACGAGGCCCGCGCCGACGCCGTCGCGCATCACTTCGTCGCCGTGTCGACCGCCCTCGACAAGGTGGCCGAGTTCGGCATCGACCCCACCAACGCCTTCGGGTTCTGGGACTGGGTCGGCGGCCGCTACTCCGTCGATTCGGCGATCGGCCTGTCGCTCGCCGTCGCTCTGGGGCCCGATGTCTTCCGCGACCTGCTCGCCGGCTTCCATGCGGTCGACGAGCATGTGCGCACCACGCCGCTCGAGCGCAACGTCCCGATCCTGATGGGCCTGCTGAACGTCTGGTACGTGAACTTCCACGGAGCGCAGTCGCACGCGGTGCTGCCCTATGCGCAGCAGCTGAACCGCTTCCCCGCGTACCTGCAGCAGCTCACGATGGAGTCCAACGGAAAGTCCGTGCGCTGGGACGGCACCCGGGTGACGACCGACACGGGCGAGGTCTTCTGGGGCGAGCCAGGCACCAACGGACAGCACGCGTTCTACCAGCTGATCCACCAGGGCACCCGGCTCATCCCCGCCGACTTCATCGCGTTCGTGAACCCGGCGTATCCGTCGAGCGATGGCGACCAGGATGTGCACGAGCTGTTCCTCGCGAACTTCCTCGCCCAGACCAAGGCGCTCGCGTTCGGCAAGACGGCGGAGGAAGTCGAGGCGGAGGGCACCACCGGTGCGCTGGTCGCCGCACGCACCTTCGCCGGCAACCGCCCGACGACGTCGATCTTCGCGCCGGCGCTGACACCCCAGGTGCTCGGCCAGCTGATCGCCCTCTACGAGCACATCACGTTCACGCAGGGCACGATCTGGGGCATCAACTCGTTCGACCAGTGGGGTGTCGAACTCGGCAAGCAGCTCGCCATGCAGATCGCGCCCGCGATCGGCGGCGACGCCGCGGCGATCGACGCCCAGGACGCGTCGACCAGGGCGCTGCTGGAGTACTACCGCGCGAACCGGGCGTAG
- a CDS encoding DUF7882 family protein — MGRLRYDGISEPILIDDGTLAHLKVIVGTKLRRQESFMMSWRPREGGDPGRVTVWVHPAIPLQFLYTSAEPQHVEKQRIEDMMRSLNATGELVIDDFVEFGKNEGSLVEE, encoded by the coding sequence ATGGGAAGACTGCGGTACGACGGCATCTCAGAGCCGATCCTCATCGACGATGGGACGCTCGCGCATCTGAAGGTCATCGTGGGGACGAAGCTGCGTCGTCAAGAGAGCTTCATGATGAGCTGGCGCCCGCGCGAGGGCGGTGACCCAGGACGCGTGACCGTGTGGGTCCACCCCGCGATCCCGCTGCAGTTCCTCTACACCAGCGCCGAGCCCCAGCACGTCGAGAAGCAGCGCATCGAAGACATGATGCGCTCTCTCAACGCGACCGGCGAGCTCGTCATCGACGACTTCGTCGAGTTCGGCAAGAACGAGGGCAGCCTCGTCGAGGAATGA
- a CDS encoding flavodoxin family protein, whose translation MSTPLTALAISCTLKPSPAESSSDLLGEQILAALGEHGVSGELVRAVDHTISPGVEADMGAGDGWPQLREKVHAADILVFLTPTWMGQHSSVAQRVLERLDAELSETDDAGRPILFDKVAIAGIVGNEDGAHHIAAILFQSLNDIGYSVPAQGSVYWNGEAMHTVDYKDLEETPEKVAQTTATAARNAAHLARLLAGDGYPAE comes from the coding sequence ATGAGCACTCCACTGACAGCACTGGCCATCTCCTGCACTCTCAAGCCCTCTCCCGCCGAGTCGAGCAGCGACCTGCTCGGCGAGCAGATTCTCGCGGCCCTCGGCGAGCACGGCGTCTCGGGCGAGCTCGTCCGCGCCGTCGACCACACGATCAGCCCCGGAGTGGAGGCGGACATGGGTGCGGGCGACGGCTGGCCGCAGCTGCGCGAGAAGGTCCACGCCGCCGACATCCTCGTCTTCCTCACCCCCACCTGGATGGGACAGCACTCCAGCGTCGCCCAGCGCGTGCTCGAGCGCCTGGATGCGGAGCTGAGCGAGACCGACGACGCGGGACGCCCGATCCTCTTCGACAAGGTCGCGATCGCCGGCATCGTCGGCAACGAGGACGGCGCGCACCACATCGCCGCCATCCTGTTCCAGTCCCTGAACGACATCGGATACTCCGTGCCGGCGCAGGGGTCGGTGTACTGGAACGGCGAGGCCATGCACACCGTCGACTACAAGGACCTCGAGGAGACCCCCGAGAAGGTCGCCCAGACGACGGCGACCGCAGCCCGCAACGCCGCGCATCTCGCGCGACTGCTGGCGGGCGACGGCTACCCCGCCGAGTAG
- a CDS encoding GNAT family N-acetyltransferase — MTFRTSPATVTLTGRLVELRPLEPSHHDGLLEALLEGDLWKNAWYTSVPSPEGLAAEIERRIGLIESGGMIPFTAFDADGRVLGLTSYYDLDDDAPRLHIGYTWNRPSAHGTGTNAESKLLLLRHAFEELGVFRVGLTTQWVNFQSRAAIERLGAKQDGVMRAMSRYRNGALRDSVEFSIIEPEWPAVKANLEARLAKRG; from the coding sequence ATGACTTTTCGCACCTCCCCCGCCACGGTCACCCTCACCGGACGCCTCGTCGAGCTGCGTCCACTCGAGCCGTCGCACCATGACGGCCTGCTCGAGGCGCTGCTCGAGGGCGATCTGTGGAAGAACGCCTGGTACACCTCGGTGCCCTCGCCCGAGGGCCTCGCCGCCGAGATCGAGCGCCGCATCGGCCTGATCGAGAGCGGCGGGATGATCCCGTTCACGGCGTTCGACGCCGACGGACGAGTGCTGGGGCTCACCTCGTACTACGACCTCGACGATGACGCGCCCCGGCTGCACATCGGCTACACATGGAACCGGCCGTCCGCGCACGGAACCGGCACGAATGCGGAATCCAAGCTGCTGCTGCTGCGGCACGCGTTCGAGGAGCTCGGCGTGTTCCGTGTCGGGCTGACGACCCAGTGGGTGAACTTCCAGTCACGCGCCGCGATCGAGCGTCTGGGCGCGAAGCAGGACGGCGTGATGCGGGCGATGAGCCGCTACCGCAACGGCGCGCTGCGCGACAGCGTGGAATTCTCGATCATCGAGCCGGAGTGGCCGGCGGTGAAGGCGAATCTCGAGGCGAGACTCGCGAAGCGCGGCTGA
- a CDS encoding ImmA/IrrE family metallo-endopeptidase → MENLLRLLEDNGLHFVEGPGRSYGGYEPTTATIRVAPGLTARATCSVLAHELAHAVLGHTPTADAGLRARQERRADEWAARLLITAPAYAEAERLRGTHLASMAFELGVTVEIVAAYRRLLLRIGDTTYVGARMGNGQWDERALSA, encoded by the coding sequence ATGGAGAACCTCCTCCGCCTGCTCGAGGACAACGGACTGCACTTCGTCGAGGGCCCGGGCCGCTCCTACGGCGGCTACGAGCCGACGACCGCGACGATCCGCGTGGCACCGGGGCTCACCGCGCGAGCGACGTGCAGCGTGCTCGCCCATGAGCTAGCACACGCCGTGCTCGGGCATACGCCGACGGCGGACGCCGGGCTGCGCGCGCGTCAGGAGCGTCGCGCCGACGAATGGGCGGCTCGGCTGCTCATCACCGCTCCCGCGTATGCCGAGGCCGAGCGGCTGCGCGGCACGCACCTGGCGAGCATGGCCTTCGAGCTGGGAGTGACCGTCGAGATCGTGGCCGCGTATCGGCGCCTCCTCCTGCGAATCGGTGACACCACCTACGTCGGCGCGAGGATGGGCAACGGGCAGTGGGACGAACGGGCTCTGAGCGCGTGA
- a CDS encoding XRE family transcriptional regulator, whose product MKTPGEQFNAAVGRQLRGEIAAAGSSIAAMSREIGIARSALDNYVTGKRAIPVPIVYAVCAAVDLEPHLILRRAEERLRAEAARRGATITPLRPRTDVRGRREDDSEVAFDSPVTHDDDTDDLYD is encoded by the coding sequence GTGAAGACACCGGGCGAGCAGTTCAACGCAGCAGTCGGCCGACAGCTCCGGGGCGAGATCGCCGCTGCCGGCAGCAGCATCGCCGCGATGTCGCGGGAGATCGGCATCGCCCGGAGCGCGCTCGACAACTACGTCACCGGCAAGCGCGCGATCCCGGTTCCGATCGTCTACGCGGTCTGCGCGGCCGTCGACCTCGAGCCCCATCTGATCCTCCGTCGCGCCGAGGAGCGGCTGCGTGCCGAGGCCGCACGCAGGGGTGCCACGATCACCCCTCTGCGCCCGCGCACCGATGTCCGCGGTCGACGAGAAGATGACTCCGAAGTCGCGTTCGACTCCCCCGTGACTCACGACGACGACACCGACGACCTGTACGACTGA
- a CDS encoding aldo/keto reductase, which yields MKTIPFGSATAPAVVAGMMRIDDKDDAHIRELYDSARTAGIDFFDHADIYGGAMHVCEGRFADALGLSASERDEIVLQTKCGINPAEGSFDFSYEHIIRQVEGSLAALRTDRLDVLLLHRPDALVEPEEVARAFDELEAAGKVRAFGVSNHTPRQIDLLRTAVTQPLIANQLQLSITHAPIIAQPIAANMSGEDQSIVRDGGGIVEYCRINGITIQAWSPFQGGFFTGVFLGDPNYAELNAVIDRLAASYRVEPIAIATAWITRHPAKMQVVLGTTTPDRVRDAAAGADIELTRAEWYELFRAAGHLLP from the coding sequence ATGAAGACCATCCCCTTCGGATCCGCCACCGCCCCCGCCGTCGTCGCCGGAATGATGCGGATCGACGACAAGGACGACGCGCACATCCGCGAACTGTACGACAGCGCTCGCACAGCCGGCATCGACTTCTTCGACCACGCCGACATCTACGGGGGCGCGATGCACGTCTGCGAGGGGCGCTTCGCCGACGCGCTCGGCCTCTCCGCGAGCGAGCGCGACGAGATCGTGCTGCAGACCAAGTGCGGCATCAACCCGGCCGAGGGATCGTTCGACTTCTCGTACGAGCACATCATCCGGCAGGTGGAGGGATCGCTCGCGGCGCTGCGCACCGATCGTCTCGATGTGCTGCTCCTGCACCGTCCTGACGCGTTGGTCGAGCCCGAAGAGGTCGCCAGGGCGTTCGACGAGCTCGAGGCCGCGGGCAAGGTCAGGGCGTTCGGCGTCTCGAATCACACCCCGCGTCAGATCGACCTGCTGCGCACGGCGGTGACCCAGCCGCTGATCGCGAATCAGCTGCAGCTCTCGATCACGCACGCGCCGATCATCGCCCAGCCGATCGCTGCGAACATGTCGGGAGAGGATCAGAGCATCGTCCGCGACGGCGGAGGGATCGTCGAGTACTGCCGCATCAACGGCATCACGATCCAGGCATGGTCGCCGTTCCAGGGCGGGTTCTTCACGGGCGTGTTCCTCGGCGACCCGAACTACGCGGAGCTGAACGCCGTGATCGATCGTCTCGCCGCGTCGTACCGCGTCGAGCCGATCGCGATCGCGACGGCCTGGATCACGCGGCACCCCGCGAAGATGCAGGTGGTCCTCGGCACCACGACGCCCGACCGTGTGCGAGATGCCGCCGCCGGCGCCGACATCGAGCTCACTCGCGCCGAATGGTACGAGCTGTTCCGTGCGGCCGGGCACCTGCTGCCCTAG
- a CDS encoding PLDc N-terminal domain-containing protein has protein sequence MPFLFTILVIALMVGALVDIIKRDDSQVRYLPKMAWIIIVILLPLIGSLLWFAIGREYSEAGLRIPRMRASARPTNRRPDPAPTPSMPVDTRSTEQQIADLDREIEEWRLRQEIERRRREDGDPSAGSGSAQI, from the coding sequence ATGCCGTTCCTGTTCACGATCCTCGTCATCGCCCTGATGGTCGGCGCGCTCGTCGACATCATCAAGCGCGACGACTCGCAGGTCAGGTATCTGCCGAAGATGGCGTGGATCATCATCGTGATCCTGCTGCCGCTGATCGGGAGCCTGCTGTGGTTCGCGATCGGGCGGGAGTACTCCGAGGCAGGTCTGCGCATCCCCCGGATGCGTGCGTCCGCACGGCCGACGAACAGGCGGCCGGATCCGGCTCCGACTCCTTCCATGCCGGTGGACACGCGGAGCACGGAGCAGCAGATCGCGGACCTGGATCGCGAGATCGAGGAATGGCGCCTGCGGCAGGAGATCGAGAGGCGCCGTCGAGAGGATGGCGACCCCTCGGCAGGATCGGGTTCAGCCCAGATCTAG
- a CDS encoding epimerase has protein sequence MTDAAPLPAGPVVVGGSTGFMGSYLIPRLRAAGREVITISRSGADIAWGDQHAINRAVDGSSLVIGLAGKSVNCRYTPANRAAIFRSRLDTTSSLGSAIARASNPPPLWVNSSTATIYRHAEDRPMTESSGDLGAGFSVEVAKAWERALFAEDLPQTRRVALRSAIVLGHGGVLGPLRTLARLGLGGAHHDGPWPIGPARRAAGTGHRPGARRGEQRFSWVHVEDVARIIDFLEVTPSLEGPVNAASPNPSDDAEFMATVRRVLGVRFGPPLRRWMLELGAIGIRTETELILKSRWVIPETLTLAGFEFAYPSLDDAVRESFDLAQPAA, from the coding sequence GTGACCGATGCCGCTCCGCTGCCCGCCGGGCCCGTCGTGGTCGGCGGCTCCACGGGCTTCATGGGGAGCTATCTGATCCCCCGCCTGCGCGCCGCCGGGCGCGAGGTGATCACGATCTCGCGATCGGGCGCCGACATCGCGTGGGGCGACCAGCACGCGATCAACCGCGCCGTCGACGGCTCCTCCCTCGTGATCGGTCTCGCGGGCAAGAGCGTGAACTGCCGCTACACGCCCGCGAACCGCGCCGCGATCTTCCGCTCGCGCCTCGACACCACGTCGTCGCTCGGCTCCGCCATCGCGAGGGCGTCGAATCCGCCGCCGCTGTGGGTGAACTCCTCGACCGCGACGATCTACCGCCATGCGGAGGATCGTCCGATGACGGAGTCGTCGGGCGACCTCGGCGCCGGGTTCTCTGTCGAGGTCGCCAAGGCCTGGGAGCGCGCGCTGTTCGCCGAGGACCTCCCGCAGACACGGAGGGTCGCACTGCGCAGCGCGATCGTGCTCGGCCACGGAGGGGTGCTCGGTCCGCTCCGGACCCTCGCCCGCCTCGGCCTGGGCGGAGCACATCACGACGGCCCTTGGCCGATCGGCCCCGCGCGGCGGGCGGCCGGCACCGGGCACCGCCCCGGCGCGCGTCGTGGCGAGCAGCGGTTCAGCTGGGTGCACGTCGAGGACGTCGCACGCATCATCGACTTCCTTGAGGTCACGCCCTCCCTCGAGGGGCCGGTCAACGCGGCCTCTCCGAACCCGTCGGACGACGCCGAGTTCATGGCGACCGTTCGTCGCGTGCTCGGCGTCCGGTTCGGTCCTCCCCTGCGGCGCTGGATGCTGGAACTCGGCGCGATCGGCATCCGCACCGAGACCGAGCTGATCCTGAAGAGCCGGTGGGTGATCCCCGAGACGCTCACGCTCGCGGGTTTCGAGTTCGCGTACCCGTCGCTGGACGACGCCGTCCGGGAATCGTTCGACCTCGCGCAGCCCGCCGCCTAG